A window of the Deinococcus gobiensis I-0 genome harbors these coding sequences:
- a CDS encoding sugar ABC transporter substrate-binding protein, which yields MQKSKVFAVSAALATVATLAVTTAHAALAQGQPVIGLITKTDTNPFFVKMKEGAQTEATRLGAKLLTGAGKADGDNAGQVTAIENMVAAGAKTILITPSDSKAIVPAIAKARAAGVMVIALDSPTEPASAVDGLFATNNYQAGVLIGQWAKKAMGGKKAVIATIDLFPGQPVGIARHNGFLAGYGMSGVSAGTAGQVNAGVACAQDSFGDQAKGQTAMENCLQKNPDINLVYTINEPAAAGAYQALKAAGKEKSVLIVSVDGGCAGVRNVEAGVIGATSQQYPLKMAAMGVAAGVNYAKTGKKVSGYTDTGVNLITNKPESGVKSQNGKYGLANCWGK from the coding sequence ATGCAAAAAAGCAAAGTGTTCGCCGTCAGCGCCGCCCTCGCCACCGTCGCCACCCTGGCCGTCACGACCGCGCACGCGGCGCTGGCCCAGGGCCAGCCGGTCATCGGGCTGATCACCAAGACCGACACCAACCCCTTCTTCGTGAAGATGAAGGAGGGCGCGCAGACCGAGGCCACCCGCCTGGGCGCCAAGCTGCTGACCGGCGCGGGCAAGGCCGACGGCGACAACGCCGGGCAGGTCACGGCCATCGAGAACATGGTGGCGGCCGGGGCCAAGACGATCCTGATCACGCCCAGCGACTCCAAGGCCATCGTGCCCGCCATCGCCAAGGCGCGCGCCGCCGGGGTCATGGTCATTGCGCTCGACAGCCCGACCGAACCCGCGAGCGCCGTGGACGGCCTGTTCGCCACCAACAACTACCAGGCGGGCGTGCTGATCGGGCAGTGGGCCAAGAAGGCGATGGGCGGCAAGAAGGCCGTCATCGCCACCATCGACCTGTTCCCGGGGCAGCCGGTGGGCATCGCGCGCCACAACGGCTTCCTGGCGGGCTACGGCATGAGCGGCGTGTCGGCCGGCACCGCCGGGCAGGTGAACGCGGGCGTGGCCTGCGCGCAGGACTCCTTCGGGGACCAGGCCAAGGGCCAGACCGCCATGGAAAACTGCCTCCAGAAGAACCCCGACATCAACCTCGTCTACACCATCAACGAACCGGCCGCCGCCGGGGCCTACCAGGCGCTGAAGGCCGCCGGCAAGGAAAAGAGCGTGCTGATCGTGTCGGTGGACGGCGGCTGCGCGGGCGTGCGCAACGTCGAGGCGGGCGTGATCGGCGCGACCAGCCAGCAGTACCCGCTGAAGATGGCCGCCATGGGCGTGGCGGCGGGCGTGAACTACGCCAAGACCGGCAAGAAGGTCAGCGGCTACACCGACACGGGCGTGAACCTCATCACCAACAAGCCCGAGAGCGGCGTGAAGAGCCAGAACGGCAAGTACGGCCTGGCCAACTGCTGGGGCAAGTAA
- a CDS encoding LacI family DNA-binding transcriptional regulator: protein MTRIQDVAQLAQVSTATASRALSRPQQVAAETRERVLEAARQLGYQPNVLARSLRQGETRTLGLIVADILNPFHALLAKGVQDTAERHGYSAFLFNSDEDPQKERRALETLRGQQPQGVLIVPTSGAGRNLQTLPGLPVVELDRVSGQPNPTVTVDNLDGAMAATRHLTGLGHTRIGMVVGQQDITTATERHTGFRQALRAAGVPYDPALVRPGHHREDDGYRAALDLLSLPAAERPTALFVGNNEMTVGAVLAARELGLRIPEDLSIVGFDDSRWAQTMWPPLTVVSQPAYELGVLACDHLVGLLTRRGGVPSASLPLPATGPPAPAPARLQLPTQLIVRRSTAPPPATILPAPPAADPA from the coding sequence ATGACGCGTATTCAGGATGTCGCCCAACTCGCGCAGGTCTCGACCGCCACCGCCTCGCGGGCCCTGAGCCGCCCGCAGCAGGTGGCCGCCGAAACCCGCGAGCGGGTGCTGGAGGCCGCGCGGCAACTGGGTTACCAGCCCAACGTGCTGGCGCGCAGCCTGCGCCAGGGCGAGACGCGCACCCTGGGCCTGATCGTGGCCGATATCCTGAACCCCTTTCATGCGCTGCTCGCCAAGGGCGTGCAGGACACCGCCGAGCGCCACGGCTACAGCGCCTTCCTGTTCAACAGCGACGAGGACCCGCAAAAAGAGCGCCGGGCGCTCGAAACGCTGCGCGGCCAGCAGCCACAGGGCGTGCTGATCGTCCCGACCAGCGGGGCGGGGCGCAACCTTCAGACGTTGCCGGGGCTGCCGGTCGTGGAACTCGACCGCGTGTCGGGGCAGCCCAACCCGACCGTCACGGTGGACAACCTCGACGGCGCGATGGCCGCCACCCGGCACCTGACGGGCCTGGGCCACACCCGCATCGGCATGGTCGTGGGCCAGCAGGACATCACCACGGCGACCGAGCGCCACACCGGGTTCCGTCAGGCGCTGCGCGCGGCGGGCGTGCCCTACGACCCGGCCCTGGTGCGCCCCGGCCACCACCGCGAGGACGACGGCTACCGCGCGGCCCTGGACCTGCTCTCGCTGCCGGCCGCCGAGCGCCCCACCGCCCTGTTCGTGGGCAACAACGAAATGACGGTGGGCGCGGTCCTGGCCGCCCGCGAGCTGGGCCTGCGCATCCCCGAGGACCTGTCCATCGTGGGCTTCGACGACTCGCGCTGGGCGCAGACGATGTGGCCGCCGCTGACGGTCGTGTCGCAGCCCGCCTACGAACTGGGCGTGCTGGCCTGCGACCACCTCGTCGGGCTGCTCACGCGCCGGGGAGGCGTGCCCTCGGCGTCGCTGCCCCTGCCCGCGACCGGCCCGCCCGCCCCGGCCCCTGCGCGGCTGCAACTGCCCACGCAGCTCATCGTGCGCCGTTCGACCGCGCCGCCCCCGGCGACCATCCTCCCCGCGCCACCAGCGGCTGACCCCGCGTAA
- the rpsF gene encoding 30S ribosomal protein S6, protein MNQYDLNLILNPNISAEQVQIEKDYIEGAVRNAGGEVSNLDDLGNRRLAYQVGKDREGYYLMYTIKSSGNPEKDIASNLRLRDNVRRVLVVKDRPEWKTKKA, encoded by the coding sequence ATGAACCAGTACGACCTGAACCTGATCCTGAACCCGAACATCAGCGCCGAGCAGGTGCAAATCGAGAAGGACTACATCGAGGGCGCCGTGCGCAACGCCGGCGGCGAGGTGAGCAACCTCGACGACCTCGGCAACCGCCGCCTGGCCTACCAGGTGGGCAAGGACCGCGAGGGCTACTACCTGATGTACACCATCAAGAGCAGTGGCAACCCTGAAAAGGACATCGCGAGCAACCTGCGCCTGCGCGACAACGTCCGCCGCGTCCTGGTGGTCAAGGACCGCCCGGAGTGGAAGACCAAGAAGGCCTGA
- the ssb gene encoding single-stranded DNA-binding protein yields MARGMNHVYLIGALARDPELRYTPSGTAVFEATVAGEDHIVGNDGRERKLPWYHRVSILGKPAEWQAERNLKGGDAVMVEGSLEYSQWEAPEGGKRSMVRVKALRMEQLGYAPELVQDAGGGVRMGSGMNEVVMIGNVTRDPELRYTPAGDAVLGLGLAVNETWNDRQGQKQEKTHWIDITLWRDLAERMKDLKKGDPVLVQGRLVNEAWTDRDGNKRNSTKVEATRVESLSRGAGTPNSGYAAATPAGPRPQTASSAARPQSGGYGQPSRAATQGNRSGGLDIDQGLDDFPPEEEDLPF; encoded by the coding sequence ATGGCCCGAGGCATGAACCACGTCTATCTGATCGGCGCACTCGCCCGCGATCCCGAACTGCGGTACACCCCCAGCGGCACGGCGGTTTTCGAAGCCACGGTCGCCGGAGAAGACCACATCGTCGGTAACGACGGACGCGAGCGCAAGCTTCCCTGGTACCATCGGGTCAGCATTCTCGGCAAACCCGCCGAGTGGCAGGCCGAACGCAACCTGAAAGGCGGCGACGCCGTGATGGTCGAAGGCAGCCTGGAGTACAGCCAGTGGGAAGCGCCTGAAGGCGGCAAACGCAGCATGGTGCGCGTCAAGGCCCTGCGCATGGAGCAGCTGGGGTACGCCCCGGAACTCGTGCAGGACGCTGGAGGCGGCGTACGCATGGGCAGCGGCATGAACGAAGTGGTGATGATCGGGAACGTCACGCGCGACCCCGAACTGCGCTATACCCCCGCCGGCGACGCGGTGCTCGGACTCGGCCTGGCCGTGAACGAGACCTGGAACGACCGCCAGGGGCAGAAGCAGGAAAAGACCCACTGGATCGACATTACGCTGTGGCGGGACCTCGCGGAGCGCATGAAGGACCTGAAGAAGGGCGATCCCGTCCTTGTGCAGGGCCGACTCGTGAATGAGGCCTGGACCGACCGTGACGGCAACAAGCGCAACAGCACCAAAGTAGAGGCGACGCGAGTCGAAAGCCTGTCCCGAGGCGCGGGCACGCCCAATTCCGGGTACGCCGCAGCCACCCCCGCCGGACCTCGCCCGCAGACCGCGAGCAGTGCGGCGCGCCCCCAGAGCGGCGGCTACGGCCAGCCGAGCCGGGCGGCGACCCAGGGGAACCGTTCGGGCGGCCTAGATATTGATCAAGGTCTCGACGACTTCCCCCCCGAGGAAGAAGACCTGCCCTTTTGA
- the rpsR gene encoding 30S ribosomal protein S18: MTQNSSAERKPRGKGPKRPRKPKVDPFSIGELEITDYKDVKMLRRFVSDTGKILPRRRTGLSAKHQRRIAQTIKIARQLALLPYTEKLVRK, encoded by the coding sequence ATGACCCAGAACAGCAGCGCCGAGCGCAAGCCGCGCGGCAAGGGACCCAAGCGTCCCCGCAAGCCGAAGGTCGATCCCTTCTCCATCGGAGAACTGGAAATCACCGACTACAAAGACGTCAAGATGCTTCGCCGTTTCGTCTCCGACACCGGCAAGATCCTCCCCCGCCGCCGCACCGGCCTCTCGGCCAAGCACCAGCGCCGCATCGCGCAGACGATCAAGATCGCCCGCCAGCTGGCCCTGCTGCCCTACACCGAGAAACTGGTCCGGAAATAA
- the rplI gene encoding 50S ribosomal protein L9, translated as MQVILLEPGKLGKTGDVVNVKPGYARNWLIPQGIVAPATNSNMKTLEAQIRSRVKQQAQQKAVAEDLASRLNGVAVELSVRAGEGKIYGAVTHGDVAGALDKLGFDVDRRKIDMPKTVKEIGEYDIAYRAHPEVTIPMKLVVHAQK; from the coding sequence ATGCAAGTAATTCTTCTTGAACCCGGCAAGCTCGGCAAGACTGGCGACGTCGTGAACGTCAAGCCTGGCTACGCCCGCAACTGGCTGATTCCCCAGGGCATCGTTGCCCCGGCGACCAACAGCAACATGAAGACCCTCGAAGCGCAGATCCGCAGCCGCGTCAAGCAGCAGGCGCAGCAGAAGGCCGTCGCCGAAGACCTCGCCAGCCGCCTGAACGGCGTCGCGGTCGAGCTGAGCGTGCGCGCCGGCGAAGGCAAGATCTACGGGGCCGTGACCCACGGTGACGTGGCCGGCGCCCTGGACAAGCTGGGCTTCGACGTGGACCGCCGCAAGATCGACATGCCGAAGACCGTCAAGGAAATCGGCGAGTACGACATCGCGTACCGCGCCCACCCCGAAGTCACCATCCCCATGAAGCTCGTGGTGCACGCGCAGAAGTAA
- a CDS encoding DUF4384 domain-containing protein: MRLLSCVALALCVGLTACGTDSAPVAGAPRAELGLTPSPLRAGDPLTFSLTLSGTPAPWNVALFVENPDGEIQQLLPNRLRTSPVTLAPGAAYQFPGAGAEIQLRAGEPLGTHTALLFAAPAPLNLDGISAYAGAQAAFATVSVQGRGHLETELLTRLRTAGPGVSTLLRFDITR, from the coding sequence ATGCGCCTGTTGTCCTGTGTCGCCCTGGCCCTCTGCGTGGGTCTGACCGCCTGCGGCACCGATTCGGCTCCTGTGGCCGGAGCGCCCCGCGCCGAGCTGGGCCTGACCCCCAGCCCGCTGCGGGCCGGCGATCCCCTGACCTTTTCGCTGACCCTCTCGGGCACGCCGGCACCCTGGAACGTGGCCCTGTTCGTCGAGAATCCGGACGGGGAGATCCAACAGCTGCTCCCCAACCGCCTGCGCACCAGCCCCGTGACCCTGGCGCCCGGCGCGGCATATCAGTTTCCCGGTGCCGGGGCCGAGATTCAGCTGAGGGCAGGGGAGCCGCTGGGGACCCACACCGCCCTGCTGTTCGCCGCGCCCGCACCGCTGAACCTGGACGGGATCAGTGCCTATGCCGGCGCGCAGGCCGCCTTCGCCACTGTGAGTGTGCAGGGACGGGGCCACCTCGAGACGGAACTGCTGACGCGGCTCCGGACTGCGGGTCCGGGCGTCTCCACGCTGCTGCGCTTCGACATCACGCGCTGA
- a CDS encoding DUF2270 domain-containing protein, whose product MPGAGGGPGAAQAGGLTEVSYSGNQANALIHLYRAEVGKMTAYRQRLDMTTNWSVVTTAGLASFALGDVNNSHATFLFAMFMNYFFLRLEARRFRTYEIAHHRVRIMERFFYPAMLGDRVDPGWHQLLLAELAKPRSPMSRADALGWRLNRNYLWIYAAVLLAWFAKLDLGQPKGWILEFPEALALADIGNFPGWLVFAGVFAFYCHLIWLALRAARTYPLEEG is encoded by the coding sequence ATGCCGGGGGCCGGCGGGGGACCAGGGGCGGCGCAGGCAGGTGGCCTGACGGAAGTCAGCTACAGCGGCAACCAGGCCAACGCCCTGATTCATCTCTACCGCGCCGAGGTCGGCAAGATGACGGCCTACCGCCAGCGCCTGGACATGACCACCAACTGGTCGGTGGTGACCACGGCGGGCCTGGCGAGTTTCGCGCTGGGGGACGTGAACAACAGCCACGCGACCTTCCTGTTCGCCATGTTCATGAACTACTTTTTCCTGCGGCTGGAGGCCCGGCGCTTCCGGACCTACGAGATCGCGCACCACCGCGTGCGGATCATGGAGCGCTTCTTCTATCCGGCGATGCTGGGCGACCGGGTGGACCCCGGCTGGCACCAGCTGCTGCTGGCCGAACTCGCCAAGCCGCGCAGTCCCATGAGCCGCGCCGACGCCCTGGGCTGGCGACTGAACCGCAACTACCTGTGGATCTATGCGGCGGTGCTGCTCGCGTGGTTCGCCAAGCTCGACCTCGGGCAGCCCAAGGGCTGGATCCTGGAATTTCCCGAGGCGCTGGCCCTGGCCGACATCGGCAATTTCCCCGGCTGGCTGGTGTTTGCCGGGGTGTTCGCCTTCTACTGCCACCTGATCTGGCTGGCCCTGCGCGCCGCGCGCACCTATCCGCTGGAGGAAGGCTGA
- the paaI gene encoding hydroxyphenylacetyl-CoA thioesterase PaaI, with amino-acid sequence MSLDQTLGMRLLDHSPQRTRVTLTVGPDGVNMHGSAHGGLIFSLADQAFAVISNLEVQAVAAETHLSFFRAAFPGDRLVAVATPERVGRTLATYRVEVRRIRDEADEGELVALFLGTVSRRGAQPSSSG; translated from the coding sequence ATGAGCCTCGACCAGACCCTGGGCATGCGCCTGCTGGACCACTCGCCCCAGCGGACCCGCGTGACCCTGACGGTCGGCCCGGACGGCGTGAACATGCACGGCAGCGCGCACGGCGGCCTGATCTTCAGCCTCGCGGACCAGGCCTTCGCGGTCATCAGCAACCTGGAGGTCCAGGCGGTCGCCGCCGAGACGCACCTGAGCTTTTTCCGCGCGGCCTTCCCCGGGGACCGCCTCGTCGCGGTCGCCACCCCCGAGCGCGTGGGCCGCACGCTCGCCACCTACCGCGTCGAGGTGCGCCGGATCAGGGACGAGGCCGACGAGGGTGAACTCGTGGCGCTCTTCCTGGGCACCGTCTCCCGGCGCGGAGCTCAGCCTTCCTCCAGCGGATAG
- a CDS encoding N-acetylmuramoyl-L-alanine amidase family protein, producing the protein MKPSAILLSSALLLGSWAAAQTDPFQRGVPVQAAPSLRLGPGAPAPSAVTGPAQAAPAPAPLTLTGVQNATFGTPRSSSDGNTTRVVFDLPAGVTYTLAPTFGGLRLDVAGARVLPAVTARLGPSVTEYRAGGGQVTLVTPFPLSLSDGWRASEATILGGTRVLILEFGATLAGGAGPTVKGTVLSGPPATSAAAQAALNTPLAQAQAAAQATRADDANDAPTTHGTAPGLPPGDSVVVAPVLPPAPALPGADADKPSALVGRVPGALQPGASLGAPRVGKNPGLTRMVLDLPPGSSYRIVPGGVGLRVEITGANSGAIAQTAQNVSPEVRSWRYEPTSAGLNVIFVTGTPTTPRSGWRAQLLAPSSGDRSRLAIDFSPALADLTPLSAREKVIAAVPPMSMTRGTAILALSASFVRPRVIIDPGHGGVDPGAVGSIVEKQVTLDVGLRVAGLLRAAGVDAVMTRDSDRELSRDKNTDLNMRAAMGTPGTQMYVSIHVNAMPAASVLRGYGVETWWNPNHPLSAALAQTLQQEVIAETGAFNQGLRNNRSLAVLRNSRIPAALIEIGYTSHPVDGLNLRDNNYLDRVALGIATGIRTALMTGVSASGVPLGGGVGGAGK; encoded by the coding sequence ATGAAGCCGTCTGCCATCTTGCTCTCATCGGCGTTGCTGCTAGGGTCATGGGCAGCGGCTCAAACGGACCCCTTTCAGCGTGGCGTGCCGGTGCAGGCGGCCCCGTCGCTGCGTCTCGGTCCGGGGGCACCGGCACCCTCGGCGGTGACCGGCCCGGCGCAGGCCGCCCCCGCTCCGGCCCCCCTGACCCTGACCGGAGTGCAGAACGCGACCTTCGGGACTCCGCGCAGCAGCAGCGACGGCAACACGACGCGCGTGGTCTTCGACCTGCCGGCCGGCGTGACCTACACGCTCGCGCCGACCTTCGGCGGGCTGCGGCTGGACGTGGCGGGCGCGCGGGTGCTGCCGGCCGTCACGGCGCGGCTGGGGCCCAGCGTGACCGAGTACCGCGCCGGGGGCGGCCAGGTCACGCTCGTCACCCCCTTTCCGCTGTCGCTGAGCGACGGGTGGCGGGCCAGCGAGGCGACCATCCTGGGCGGCACGCGCGTCCTGATCCTGGAATTCGGTGCGACCCTGGCCGGGGGCGCGGGCCCGACGGTGAAGGGCACGGTCCTGAGCGGCCCGCCCGCGACCTCGGCGGCCGCACAGGCCGCCCTGAACACGCCGCTGGCGCAGGCCCAGGCGGCGGCGCAGGCCACGCGCGCCGACGACGCCAACGACGCCCCCACCACCCACGGCACGGCCCCCGGCCTGCCCCCCGGCGACAGCGTGGTGGTGGCGCCGGTGCTGCCCCCCGCGCCCGCCCTGCCCGGGGCCGACGCCGACAAGCCCAGCGCCCTGGTGGGCCGCGTGCCCGGTGCCCTGCAACCCGGCGCGTCGCTGGGGGCTCCGCGGGTGGGCAAGAACCCGGGCCTGACCCGCATGGTCCTGGACCTGCCGCCGGGGTCGAGCTACCGCATCGTGCCGGGCGGGGTGGGCCTGCGCGTCGAGATCACCGGGGCGAATTCGGGGGCCATCGCCCAGACGGCCCAGAACGTCTCGCCCGAGGTCCGCTCGTGGCGCTACGAACCCACGTCGGCCGGCCTGAACGTGATCTTCGTGACCGGCACCCCCACCACGCCCCGCAGCGGCTGGCGCGCGCAGCTGCTCGCGCCCAGCAGCGGCGACCGCTCGCGCCTCGCCATCGACTTTTCGCCTGCCCTGGCGGACCTGACCCCGCTGAGCGCCCGTGAAAAGGTGATCGCGGCCGTGCCGCCCATGTCGATGACGCGGGGCACGGCCATCCTGGCGCTGAGTGCCAGCTTCGTGCGCCCGCGCGTGATCATCGATCCCGGGCACGGCGGCGTGGACCCGGGCGCGGTGGGCAGCATCGTCGAGAAGCAGGTCACGCTGGACGTGGGCCTGCGGGTGGCGGGGCTGCTGCGCGCCGCCGGGGTGGACGCGGTCATGACCCGCGACAGCGACCGCGAGCTGAGCCGCGACAAGAACACCGACCTGAATATGCGCGCGGCGATGGGCACCCCCGGCACGCAGATGTACGTGAGCATCCACGTCAACGCCATGCCGGCCGCGTCGGTGCTGCGCGGCTACGGCGTCGAGACGTGGTGGAACCCCAACCACCCCCTCTCGGCGGCGCTGGCCCAGACCCTGCAACAGGAAGTGATCGCGGAGACCGGCGCGTTCAACCAGGGCCTGCGCAACAACCGCTCGCTGGCCGTGCTGCGCAACAGCCGCATTCCGGCCGCCCTGATCGAGATCGGCTACACCAGCCACCCGGTCGACGGCCTGAACCTGCGCGACAACAACTACCTCGACCGCGTGGCCCTGGGCATCGCCACCGGCATCCGCACGGCCCTGATGACGGGCGTCTCGGCCAGTGGCGTGCCCCTCGGCGGGGGCGTGGGCGGCGCGGGCAAATAG
- a CDS encoding bifunctional nicotinamide-nucleotide adenylyltransferase/Nudix hydroxylase, translating to MTTPRDPALASPPPARRRRTFGVYIGRFEPPHQAHLLVMLEALQSVQKLIVVIGSARAARNTKNPFTAEERQDLIAAMLRGAGVARSRVLFVHVRDYFYNESLWLSEVQRGVAEYTRGSSDVALIGHLKDESSYYLRSFPAWEFIPTHVVSPLSATDVRRAYFEDRLEDVRGMVPPTVHSFLETFRQGSDYAELRAEYDYLREYRAAWATAPYPPVFVTADAVITRSGHVLVVRRAGRPGRGRLAMPGGFLETHETLLACCVREAHEETGLSEAVHLAGQLRAQAVFDYPDRSLRGRTVTHAFHFDLGIGQLPTLRAASDAAEAFWMPLSDALAGPDLFFEDHHAIIEHFLMRG from the coding sequence ATGACCACGCCCCGCGACCCGGCCCTGGCCTCTCCCCCGCCCGCGCGGCGGCGGCGCACCTTCGGGGTCTATATCGGGCGCTTCGAGCCGCCGCATCAGGCCCACCTGCTGGTGATGCTCGAAGCCCTACAGAGCGTACAGAAGCTGATCGTGGTGATCGGCTCGGCGCGGGCAGCGCGCAACACCAAGAATCCCTTCACGGCCGAGGAGCGCCAGGACCTGATCGCGGCGATGCTGCGCGGGGCGGGCGTGGCGCGCAGCCGGGTGCTGTTCGTACACGTACGCGACTATTTCTACAACGAGAGCCTGTGGCTGAGCGAGGTGCAGCGCGGCGTGGCCGAGTACACGCGCGGCAGCAGCGACGTCGCCCTGATCGGGCACCTCAAGGACGAGAGCAGCTACTACCTGCGGTCCTTCCCGGCCTGGGAGTTCATCCCGACCCATGTGGTCAGCCCGCTGAGCGCCACCGACGTGCGCCGCGCCTACTTCGAGGACCGCCTGGAGGACGTGCGCGGCATGGTGCCCCCCACCGTCCATAGCTTTCTGGAGACCTTCCGGCAGGGAAGCGACTACGCCGAACTGCGCGCCGAGTACGACTACCTGCGCGAGTACCGCGCCGCCTGGGCCACGGCGCCCTATCCGCCGGTCTTCGTGACGGCCGACGCCGTGATCACCCGCAGCGGGCACGTGCTCGTGGTGCGGCGCGCGGGCCGGCCCGGACGCGGGCGCCTCGCCATGCCGGGGGGCTTTCTGGAAACGCACGAGACGCTCCTGGCCTGCTGCGTGCGCGAGGCCCACGAGGAGACCGGGCTGAGCGAGGCCGTCCACCTCGCCGGGCAGCTGCGCGCGCAAGCGGTCTTCGACTACCCCGACCGCAGCCTGCGCGGACGCACGGTCACGCACGCCTTCCATTTCGATCTGGGCATCGGGCAGCTGCCGACCCTGCGCGCCGCCTCCGACGCCGCCGAGGCTTTCTGGATGCCGCTCTCGGACGCGCTGGCCGGCCCGGACCTGTTCTTCGAGGACCACCACGCGATCATCGAACATTTCCTGATGCGGGGCTGA
- a CDS encoding YbjN domain-containing protein, translated as MKKMWAGAVLAAGLTFSVAQAGGAAPVVGGAQVQPATTESVAATLRAAGYRVTVNPAQPDEDPSLSVVTPSGQDVDVWLSQCRAQVCDRVSAGLSWEAGDEPDLELLNEWNGNYYTQAYVYDDSYHLDSSMILRGGYTRAALVRWMELLLEDGGDFEAELG; from the coding sequence ATGAAAAAAATGTGGGCTGGTGCGGTGCTGGCGGCAGGTCTGACGTTCTCGGTGGCCCAGGCGGGCGGGGCGGCTCCGGTGGTGGGCGGCGCGCAGGTGCAGCCGGCGACCACGGAGTCGGTGGCGGCGACGCTGCGCGCGGCGGGCTACCGCGTGACCGTCAATCCCGCGCAGCCCGACGAGGACCCGTCGCTGAGCGTGGTGACGCCCTCGGGGCAGGACGTGGACGTCTGGCTCAGCCAGTGCCGCGCGCAGGTCTGTGACCGGGTGTCGGCCGGCCTGAGCTGGGAGGCCGGCGACGAGCCGGACCTGGAACTGCTCAACGAATGGAACGGCAACTACTACACCCAGGCCTACGTGTACGACGACAGCTACCACCTCGACAGCAGCATGATCCTGCGCGGCGGCTACACCCGCGCGGCCCTCGTCCGCTGGATGGAACTGCTGCTCGAGGACGGCGGCGATTTCGAGGCCGAACTGGGTTGA
- the mgsA gene encoding methylglyoxal synthase: MTSAAPRQVALIAHDKKKLELALFALAHRDVLGHFPLVATGTTGGILQKQTGLTVERVLSGPLGGDQQIGARLAEERVLAVFFFRDPLTAQPHEPDVSALVRLCDVHDIPLATNPASAEALVLWLRRQVPGAQD; encoded by the coding sequence ATGACCTCCGCCGCGCCGCGTCAGGTGGCCCTGATCGCCCACGACAAGAAGAAACTGGAACTGGCCCTGTTCGCCCTGGCACACCGCGACGTGCTCGGGCATTTTCCGCTCGTGGCGACCGGCACGACCGGCGGCATCCTGCAAAAGCAGACGGGCCTGACGGTCGAGCGGGTGCTGTCGGGGCCGCTGGGCGGCGACCAGCAGATCGGCGCGCGGCTGGCCGAGGAACGCGTGCTCGCCGTGTTCTTCTTCCGCGACCCGCTGACCGCGCAGCCGCATGAACCCGACGTGTCGGCGCTCGTGCGGCTGTGCGACGTACACGACATTCCCCTGGCGACCAACCCGGCCTCGGCCGAAGCGCTCGTGTTGTGGCTGCGCCGCCAGGTGCCCGGCGCGCAGGACTGA